One stretch of Sebastes umbrosus isolate fSebUmb1 chromosome 5, fSebUmb1.pri, whole genome shotgun sequence DNA includes these proteins:
- the rgl1 gene encoding ral guanine nucleotide dissociation stimulator-like 1 isoform X1 — MQSVSMTTLLPWPAGPSNHCPDLDCTLLPEGDGGVSLQRYQPRSPESSPRHWSSVQDWGEEVEEGAIYNVTLKRVQIQQAANKGARWLGAEGDRLPPGHTVSQLETCKIRSIRAGTLERLVETLLTAFGDNDLTYTSIFLSTYRAFASTQTVLKLLLDRYGSVEENEQDTSRCKGSGTNGAIRSALASILRAWLDHCPEDFQEPPEYPCLHRLMDYLRRVVPGSEALRRAEGLLEQLQSQAGMDEPEAGFHGNSSFCLGEEEEVEIELQEDFLSFDADMVAEQLTYMDALLFKKVVPHHCLGSIWSQRDKKDNKHSAPSVRATITQFNAVAACVVSTVLKHRQIRPHVRARVIQRWIDIAQECRIRKNFSSLRAIVSALQSNPLYRLKRAWACVHKDSMQTFEELSDIFSDHNNYLTSRELLMREGTSKFASMESCAKEHQKRTHKRLLLQKEMGAMQGTIPYLGTFLTDLTMLDTALPDLVEGGLNNFEKRRREFEVIAQIKLLQSACNSYCLTRDPAFLRWFKSQAQLSEEESYALSCDIEGLGDSSPTSPKPRKSMVKRLSLLFLGPDSSAASSPVRETPRSPPTGSSGESMDSVSVSSSDSSSPSDSEGLTPTHTSDSQQNKLSESSSCNSLHSMDTSSSTASVSMTPASPPLPGPLCTHRRSASLTPLSPGSPSQTPAYNTQAQDTCIIRVSLEHGNGNLYKSILLTNQDKTPAVISRAMAKHNLEVEPEDGYELVQVISEERELVIPDNANVFYAMNTSANFDFLLRVRGSASRPVQLRSRCSSTLPRAQHRSTLSLRLSKVTL, encoded by the exons AGCTCGGTGCAGGACTggggggaggaagtggaggaagGAGCCATCTACAACGTGACACTGAAGAGGGTTCAGATTCAGCAGGCGGCCAACAAGGGAGCGAGATGGCTCGGG GCGGAGGGGGATCGTCTGCCTCCCGGCCACACCGTGAGCCAGCTGGAGACCTGCAAAATACGAAGCATCCGTGCTGGAACGCTGGAGCGTCTGGTGGAGACATTACTGACGGCGTTTGGAGACAACGACCTCACCTACACCTCCATCTTCCTCTCCACCTACAGAGCCTTCGCCAGCACACAGACTGTACTGAAGCTGCTGTTAGACAG GTATGGAAGTGTGGAGGAGAACGAGCAAGACACAAGCAGATGCAAAGGCTCTGGAACCAATGGAGCCATCCGAAG CGCCTTGGCCTCTATCCTGCGCGCCTGGCTGGACCACTGTCCCGAGGACTTCCAGGAGCCGCCAGAATACCCCTGTCTCCACAGACTGATGGACTACCTGCGCAGGGTCGTGCCCGGCTCCGAGGCTCTGAGGCGGGCGGAGGgtctgctggagcagctgcagaGTCAGGCCGGCATGGACGAACCTGAAG CTGGTTTCCACGGCAACAGCTCTTTCTGTctgggggaagaggaggaagtggagatcgAGCTCCAGGAGGACTTCCTGTCGTTTGACGCCGACATGGTGGCTGAGCAGCTGACCTACATGGATGCG ctcctcttTAAAAAGGTCGTGCCCCACCACTGCCTCGGCTCCATCTGGTCTCAGAGGGACAAGAAGGACAACAAGCACAGCGCCCCCAGCGTTCGCGCCACCATCACGCAGTTTAACGCCGTGGCGGCCTGTGTGGTCAGCACGGtgctgaaacacagacagatcAGACCGCATGTCAGAGCGCGGGTCATTCAGCGCTGGATAGACATCGCTCAG GAGTGTCGAATACGCAAAAACTTCTCGTCTCTGCGAGCCATCGTGTCTGCGCTGCAGTCCAACCCTCTGTACAGGCTGAAAAGGGCCTGGGCCTGCGTGCACAA AGACAGCATGCAGACGTTCGAGGAACTGTCGGACATTTTCTCCGATCACAACAACTACCTGACCAGCAGAGAGCTCCTCATGAGG GAAGGCACTTCAAAGTTTGCCAGCATGGAGAGTTGTGCCAAGGAGCACCAGAAACGAACCCACAAGAGACTTTTGCTGCAGAAGGAAATG GGAGCCATGCAGGGAACGATACCCTACTTGGGGACTTTCCTAACTGACCTGACCATGCTGGATACGGCGCTGCCTGACCTAGTAGAG GGTGGTCTCAACAACTTTGAGAAGAGACGCAGG GAGTTCGAGGTTATCGCTCAGATCAAGCTGCTCCAGTCGGCCTGTAACAGCTATTGTCTGACTCGGGATCCGGCCTTCCTCCGCTGGTTTAAGAGCCAGGCTCAGCTCAGCGAGGAGGAAAG CTACGCCCTGTCCTGTGACATTGAAGGTCTTGGCGACAGCAGTCCGACCTCACCCAAACCTCGGAAAAGCATGGTGAAGAGACTCAGCCT GCTGTTTCTTGGACCAGACAGTAGTGCAGCGAGTTCTCCGGTCAGAGAGACGCCGCGCTCGCCTCCTACTGGCAGCTCAGGAGAGAGCATGGACTCGGTCAGCGTGTCCTCCAGTGACTCCAGCAGCCCGTCAGACAGCGAGGGCctcacccccacacacacctccGACTCCCAGCAAAACAAG CTATCAGAATCCTCCTCATGTAATTCACTCCACTCCATGGACACCAGCTCGTCCACAGCCAGCGTCTCCATGACTCCTGCGTCTCCCCCGCTCCCCGGGCCGCTCTGCACCCACAGACGCTCCGCCTCCCTCACACCCCTGTCCCCCGGCTCCCCGAGTCAGACCCCAGCTTACAACACCCAGGCCCAGGACACATGCATCATACGAGTCAGTCTGGAGCATGGCAACGGGAACCTCTACAAGAGCATACTg TTGACCAATCAAGACAAGACTCCGGCTGTAATTTCTAGAGCTATGGCAAAGCACAACCTGGAGGTGGAGCCAGAGGACGGATACGAGCTTGTACAAGTCATCTCTGAGGagagag AACTGGTGATTCCCGACAACGCCAACGTCTTTTACGCCATGAACACTTCGGCTAACTTTGACTTCCTGCTGCGCGTGCGAGGCTCGGCGAGTCGGCCGGTCCAGCTGCGAAGCCGCTGTAGCTCCACGCTCCCTCGCGCCCAGCACCGCTCCACCCTGTCGCTCAGACTCAGCAAGGTCACACTGTGA
- the rgl1 gene encoding ral guanine nucleotide dissociation stimulator-like 1 isoform X2: MKETLTMKFAWKSKMSSVQDWGEEVEEGAIYNVTLKRVQIQQAANKGARWLGAEGDRLPPGHTVSQLETCKIRSIRAGTLERLVETLLTAFGDNDLTYTSIFLSTYRAFASTQTVLKLLLDRYGSVEENEQDTSRCKGSGTNGAIRSALASILRAWLDHCPEDFQEPPEYPCLHRLMDYLRRVVPGSEALRRAEGLLEQLQSQAGMDEPEAGFHGNSSFCLGEEEEVEIELQEDFLSFDADMVAEQLTYMDALLFKKVVPHHCLGSIWSQRDKKDNKHSAPSVRATITQFNAVAACVVSTVLKHRQIRPHVRARVIQRWIDIAQECRIRKNFSSLRAIVSALQSNPLYRLKRAWACVHKDSMQTFEELSDIFSDHNNYLTSRELLMREGTSKFASMESCAKEHQKRTHKRLLLQKEMGAMQGTIPYLGTFLTDLTMLDTALPDLVEGGLNNFEKRRREFEVIAQIKLLQSACNSYCLTRDPAFLRWFKSQAQLSEEESYALSCDIEGLGDSSPTSPKPRKSMVKRLSLLFLGPDSSAASSPVRETPRSPPTGSSGESMDSVSVSSSDSSSPSDSEGLTPTHTSDSQQNKLSESSSCNSLHSMDTSSSTASVSMTPASPPLPGPLCTHRRSASLTPLSPGSPSQTPAYNTQAQDTCIIRVSLEHGNGNLYKSILLTNQDKTPAVISRAMAKHNLEVEPEDGYELVQVISEERELVIPDNANVFYAMNTSANFDFLLRVRGSASRPVQLRSRCSSTLPRAQHRSTLSLRLSKVTL; this comes from the exons ATGAAAGAAACGCTCACCATGAAATTCGCCTGGAAAagtaaaatg AGCTCGGTGCAGGACTggggggaggaagtggaggaagGAGCCATCTACAACGTGACACTGAAGAGGGTTCAGATTCAGCAGGCGGCCAACAAGGGAGCGAGATGGCTCGGG GCGGAGGGGGATCGTCTGCCTCCCGGCCACACCGTGAGCCAGCTGGAGACCTGCAAAATACGAAGCATCCGTGCTGGAACGCTGGAGCGTCTGGTGGAGACATTACTGACGGCGTTTGGAGACAACGACCTCACCTACACCTCCATCTTCCTCTCCACCTACAGAGCCTTCGCCAGCACACAGACTGTACTGAAGCTGCTGTTAGACAG GTATGGAAGTGTGGAGGAGAACGAGCAAGACACAAGCAGATGCAAAGGCTCTGGAACCAATGGAGCCATCCGAAG CGCCTTGGCCTCTATCCTGCGCGCCTGGCTGGACCACTGTCCCGAGGACTTCCAGGAGCCGCCAGAATACCCCTGTCTCCACAGACTGATGGACTACCTGCGCAGGGTCGTGCCCGGCTCCGAGGCTCTGAGGCGGGCGGAGGgtctgctggagcagctgcagaGTCAGGCCGGCATGGACGAACCTGAAG CTGGTTTCCACGGCAACAGCTCTTTCTGTctgggggaagaggaggaagtggagatcgAGCTCCAGGAGGACTTCCTGTCGTTTGACGCCGACATGGTGGCTGAGCAGCTGACCTACATGGATGCG ctcctcttTAAAAAGGTCGTGCCCCACCACTGCCTCGGCTCCATCTGGTCTCAGAGGGACAAGAAGGACAACAAGCACAGCGCCCCCAGCGTTCGCGCCACCATCACGCAGTTTAACGCCGTGGCGGCCTGTGTGGTCAGCACGGtgctgaaacacagacagatcAGACCGCATGTCAGAGCGCGGGTCATTCAGCGCTGGATAGACATCGCTCAG GAGTGTCGAATACGCAAAAACTTCTCGTCTCTGCGAGCCATCGTGTCTGCGCTGCAGTCCAACCCTCTGTACAGGCTGAAAAGGGCCTGGGCCTGCGTGCACAA AGACAGCATGCAGACGTTCGAGGAACTGTCGGACATTTTCTCCGATCACAACAACTACCTGACCAGCAGAGAGCTCCTCATGAGG GAAGGCACTTCAAAGTTTGCCAGCATGGAGAGTTGTGCCAAGGAGCACCAGAAACGAACCCACAAGAGACTTTTGCTGCAGAAGGAAATG GGAGCCATGCAGGGAACGATACCCTACTTGGGGACTTTCCTAACTGACCTGACCATGCTGGATACGGCGCTGCCTGACCTAGTAGAG GGTGGTCTCAACAACTTTGAGAAGAGACGCAGG GAGTTCGAGGTTATCGCTCAGATCAAGCTGCTCCAGTCGGCCTGTAACAGCTATTGTCTGACTCGGGATCCGGCCTTCCTCCGCTGGTTTAAGAGCCAGGCTCAGCTCAGCGAGGAGGAAAG CTACGCCCTGTCCTGTGACATTGAAGGTCTTGGCGACAGCAGTCCGACCTCACCCAAACCTCGGAAAAGCATGGTGAAGAGACTCAGCCT GCTGTTTCTTGGACCAGACAGTAGTGCAGCGAGTTCTCCGGTCAGAGAGACGCCGCGCTCGCCTCCTACTGGCAGCTCAGGAGAGAGCATGGACTCGGTCAGCGTGTCCTCCAGTGACTCCAGCAGCCCGTCAGACAGCGAGGGCctcacccccacacacacctccGACTCCCAGCAAAACAAG CTATCAGAATCCTCCTCATGTAATTCACTCCACTCCATGGACACCAGCTCGTCCACAGCCAGCGTCTCCATGACTCCTGCGTCTCCCCCGCTCCCCGGGCCGCTCTGCACCCACAGACGCTCCGCCTCCCTCACACCCCTGTCCCCCGGCTCCCCGAGTCAGACCCCAGCTTACAACACCCAGGCCCAGGACACATGCATCATACGAGTCAGTCTGGAGCATGGCAACGGGAACCTCTACAAGAGCATACTg TTGACCAATCAAGACAAGACTCCGGCTGTAATTTCTAGAGCTATGGCAAAGCACAACCTGGAGGTGGAGCCAGAGGACGGATACGAGCTTGTACAAGTCATCTCTGAGGagagag AACTGGTGATTCCCGACAACGCCAACGTCTTTTACGCCATGAACACTTCGGCTAACTTTGACTTCCTGCTGCGCGTGCGAGGCTCGGCGAGTCGGCCGGTCCAGCTGCGAAGCCGCTGTAGCTCCACGCTCCCTCGCGCCCAGCACCGCTCCACCCTGTCGCTCAGACTCAGCAAGGTCACACTGTGA